One region of Drosophila teissieri strain GT53w chromosome 2L, Prin_Dtei_1.1, whole genome shotgun sequence genomic DNA includes:
- the LOC122626727 gene encoding uncharacterized protein LOC122626727 translates to MQRVEWLLLLALVASVSTAVTPRRRRHNASESATTSSPGDWGSAWGLGPEMALVRRVYDDCQDKNDFIGCLKQKALHALSRALDQDSIKIVDGLVLEKQNQTETESILGSLTDARQFGNLAPIDRALLSKADKLMRTHTLKIDMDGGGSDASVGRGEHGHKKKKHKEGGHIKYVVAALLTAMGIAGPLGLKALAAIAGKALVISKVALTIAGIIALKKLFSHDHSEETSFQVHAGEHNRRNTYVIRPVSKTSGAAGAGGVGVTAAGGSSSVDPYRYYYEYHQQ, encoded by the exons ATGCAGCGTGTCgagtggctgctgctcctggcgtTGGTAGCCTCCGTTTCAACGGCAGTGACTCCAAGGAGGAGGCGACACAACGCGTCGGAATCCGCAACTACCTCCAGTCCCGGTGATTGGGGATCAGCCTGGGGCTTGGGTCCGGAGATGGCACTTGTGAGGAGGGTCTACGACGATTGCCAAGACAAGAACGACTTCATTGGCTGCCTGAAACAGAAAGCCCTCCATGCTCTCAGTCGAGCCCTGGACCAGGACTCCATCAAGATAGTGGATGGTCTGGTGCTGGAGAAGCAAAACCAGACCGAAACGGAGAGCATACTGGGCTCCCTGACGGATGCCCGGCAATTTGGCAACCTGGCGCCCATCGATCGAGCCCTTCTCTCCAAGGCGGACAAGCTGATGCGGACGCACACGCTTAAAATCGACATGGACGGAGGCGGCAGTGATGCTAGTGTGGGTCGTGGCGAGCACGGccacaagaaaaagaagcacaAGGAGGGGGGCCACATCAAGTATGTGGTGGCCGCCCTCCTCACAGCCATGGGCATCGCTGGTCCCTTGGGTCTGAAGGCTCTGGCCGCGATCGCCGGCAAGGCTCTCGTCATCAGTAAAGTGGCCCTGACCATTGCCGGGATCATTGCGCTCAAGAAACTCTTCTCGCACGACCACAGCGAGGAGACCAGCTTCCAAGTGCATGCCGGTGAACATAACAG ACGCAACACATACGTGATCCGGCCCGTGTCCAAGACGAGTGGTGCGGCAGGAGCCGGTGGCGTGGGCGTCACCGCCGCCGGCGGCAGCTCTTCGGTGGATCCGTATCGCTACTACTACGAATACCACCAGCAGTAA
- the LOC122622851 gene encoding double-strand break repair protein MRE11 — translation MDGTTTAEQDADNVIRVLVATDNHLGYGEKDAVRGEDSFTAFEEILELAVSEDVDMILLGGDLFHDAVPSQNTLHKCIELLRRYTFGDRPVSLEILSDQGQCFYNAVNQSVNYEDPNLNIAIPVFSIHGNHDDPSGFGRLSSLDLLSTSGLVNYFGRWTDLTQVEISPVLMRKGESQLALYGLSHIHDGRLARLIKDFKVKFNCPENTANGEDGNESKEEEDWFHLLVVHQNRADRGPKNYLPEDLLPSFLHLVIWGHEHDCRIEPEENAKKRFYVSQPGSSVPTSLSEGEAKKKHVGLLEIYKGKFKLKPLPLETVRPFVFESVVLNDHAEELGLAEGDASTKVFKYAKERVEAMIERAAAQHTGHPKQPTLPLIRLRLLYTDESCMFNAIRFGETFSTRVANVQDVVQFSKVVKRTKTEAVNLDKEALRRALEADNATRVEELVDRYFEEAKSNKPLKLFHSKALAEMTYRLLEQRDADAAENIVKFYKEKAVDHLLEAMPNDENVEDELVSFRARHKHGDLLKMLDTQGLKVKKEEKSISELGSAANAPIAPATGRGVARGRGTARSRAAATAATRGKGQLDVTVGSTRTSGRQQTLLSSVMGSRNTASYVISDDSD, via the exons ATGGATGGCACTACGACAGCAGAGCAGGATGCGGATAACGTGATCCGAGTCCTGGTGGCCACCGACAACCACCTGGGCTATGGCGAAAAGGATGCGGTGCGCGGCGAGGACAGTTTCACGGCCTTCGAGGAGATCCTGGAACTGGCTGTGTCCGAGGATGTGGACATGATTCTACTGGGAGGCGACCTCTTCCACGACGCGGTGCCCAGCCAGAATACGCTGCACAA ATGCATTGAACTCCTGCGTCGTTACACCTTCGGCGATCGTCCTGTTTCCCTGGAGATTCTCAGCGACCAGGGACAGTGCTTCTACAATGCCGTTAACCAGTCGGTGAACTACGAGGATCCCAATCTGAACATTGCCATTCCAGTGTTCTCTATTCACGGCAATCACGACGATCCCAGTGGCTTCGGTCGCCTGAGCTCCCTGGACTTGCTGAGCACCTCGGGTCTGGTTAATTATTTTGGTCGGTGGACGGATCTTACCCAGGTGGAGATCAGCCCCGTGCTGATGCGCAAGGGAGAGAGCCAATTGGCACTGTACGGACTTAGCCACATCCACGACGGCCGGCTGGCCAGGCTTATCAAGGATTTTAAGGTGAAGTTTAACTGTCCCGAGAATACTGCTAATGGTGAAGACGGCAATGAGTCCAAAGAGGAGGAGGATTGGTTTCATCTGTTAGTGGTACATCAGAACCGCGCCGATCGCGGACCAAAGAACTACCTACCTGAGGACCTGTTGCCATCGTTCTTGCATCTGGTGATCTGGGGTCACGAACACGATTGCCGCATCGAGCCAGAGGAGAATGCTAAGAAGCGCTTCTATGTCTCTCAGCCGGGTTCCTCCGTGCCCACCTCTTTGTCCGAGGGCGAGGCCAAGAAGAAGCACGTGGGGCTGCTTGAGATTTACAAGGGAAAATTCAAGCTAAAGCCGCTGCCGCTAGAGACTGTGCGGCCCTTCGTCTTTGAATCCGTCGTGTTGAACGACCATGCCGAGGAATTAGGACTTGCCGAAGGTGATGCCTCTACCAAGGTTTTTAAATACGCCAAGGAACGAGTGGAGGCAATGATCGAACGGGCGGCAGCCCAACACACCGGTCATCCTAAGCAACCAACGCTGCCGCTCATTCGCTTGCGCCTTCTCTACACAGATGAGTCCTGCATGTTTAACGCAATTCGGTTTGGGGAGACGTTTAGCACTCGGGTGGCCAACGTTCAGGATGTGGTGCAGTTCAGCAAGGTGGTTAAGCGTACCAAAACGGAGGCTGTCAACCTGGACAAAGAGGCATTGCGACGCGCTCTTGAAGCGGATAATGCCACACGCGTGGAGGAGTTAGTGGATCGATATTTCGAAGAGGCCAAGTCGAATAAACCACTAAAGTTATTCCACTCAAAGGCTCTCGCAGAGATGACCTATCGGCTGTTGGAGCAACGGGATGCTGATGCAGCAGAAAATATTGTCAA GTTCTACAAGGAAAAGGCAGTCGATCACCTATTGGAAGCAATGCCAAACGACGAGAACGTCGAAGACGAGCTTGTGAGTTTTAGGGCGCGCCACAAGCACGGGGATCTACTGAAAATGCTCGATACACAGGGCTTGAAAgtaaagaaagaagaaaagtCCATATCTGAGTTGGGTAGCGCAGCGAACGCTCCCATTGCACCCGCGACGGGACGAGGAGTTGCTAGGGGTCGTGGAACCGCCCGAAGTCGTGCCGCCGCCACAGCTGCCACACGTGGCAAGGGCCAGCTAGATGTGACAGTCGGTAGTACG CGAACCTCCGGCAGGCAGCAAACTCTTCTAAGTAGCGTGATGGGCTCTCGAAATACTGCCAGTTATGTTATATCGGATGATTCCGATTGA
- the LOC122625808 gene encoding lysosomal thioesterase PPT2 homolog has protein sequence MRLHLQVLVALITCSAISGSLAYKPVVILHGILSGAESMASLVREIEEFHPGTIVYNCDKFSGWYSLENAWRQVDQVRDYLNEVGKLHPEGIIVLGYSQGGLLARAAIQSLPEHNVKTFISLSSPQAGQYGTSFLHLIFPDLAAKTAFELFYSRVGQHTSVGGYWNDPQRQDLYMKYSEFLPLINNEKKSSNSTSFKMGMVRLNKLVMIGGPNDDVITPWQSSYFSYFDENMDVIPFNKRTLFTSDSIGIRTLQEAGKLIIVVKPHVHHLAWHTRRDVVHEVIMPYLD, from the exons ATGAGGCTTCACTTGCAAGTCCTGGTGGCCCTGATAACCTGCTCGGCCATTTCCGGCTCACTGGCCTACAAGCCGGTGGTCATCCTGCACGGCATTCTCTCCGGAGCCGAATCGATGGCATCTCTGGTCCGGGAAATCGAAGAG TTCCATCCTGGTACCATCGTCTACAACTGCGACAAATTCAGTGGATGGTACAGCTTGGAGAACGCCTGGCGACAGGTCGATCAGGTCAGGGATTACCTCAACGAGGTGGGCAAACTGCATCCGGAGGGCATCATAGTGCTGG GATACTCGCAAGGAGGCCTTTTGGCCCGGGCGGCCATCCAAAGTCTGCCCGAGCACAATGTGAAGACCTTTATATCTCTATCCTCACCACAGGCGGGACAATACGGCA CCAGCTTCCTGCATCTAATATTTCCCGATTTGGCGGCCAAGACGGCCTTCGAGTTGTTCTACTCGCGCGTGGGACAGCACACCTCGGTTGGCGGCTACTGGAATGATCCGCAGAGGCAGGATCTCTACATGAAGTACAGCGAGTTCCTGCCATTGATCAATAACGAGAAGAAGTCCTCCAACTCCACATCCTTCAAGATGGGAATGGTGCGGCTGAACAAGTTGGTGATGATCGGCGGACCCAACGACGATGTGATTACTCCGTGGCAATCGAG CTACTTCAGTTACTTCGATGAGAATATGGATGTGATTCCCTTTAACAAGCGAACGCTTTTCACCAGCGACTCCATTGGCATCAGGACGCTTCAGGAGGCTGGCAAGCTCATCATTGTGGTCAAACCCCATGTCCATCATCTTGCCTGGCACACGCGAAGGGATGTCGTCCACGAAGTGATAATGCCATATCTGGACtga
- the LOC122626674 gene encoding ataxin-2 homolog isoform X1, translating to MNSAIKVGEIFTAAGQAFSRLGDLTMQLHPNAESPSGKWTDEEIDMLHSSIMRFSDDLTKISLSIKNRTVSQIRQALKKKAFEDAGIPAKQVPVQQVQHVLQTLPQQQPQQPLQQPPPQVFKSQPIVQHVQLVAQPKQIILHPQSTTTTGTTVTVKQYQQMQKAAALAAAQAAASTANNTPTITENIIIQQPTSTTATVVQQPHVVSTCSSTQIVVPVVSAVSTVPTVLSPTVVIADDVVSTSNPPAAAATAGSPAGAPAGLKCGPDVSMTLNRINVQENEVDVEECLPAEVVKLDFVSEEVAG from the exons GTGGGGGAGATATTCACGGCCGCCGGACAGGCGTTCAGCAGACTGGGCGATCTAACCATGCAGCTGCATCCCAATGCGGAGTCGCCATCCGG AAAGTGGACGGACGAGGAGATCGACATGCTGCACTCGTCTATAATGCGCTTCTCCGACGACCTGACCAAGATCAGCTTGAGCATCAAGAACCGCACCGT TTCTCAGATCCGCCAGGCGCTGAAGAAGAAGGCCTTCGAGGACGCCGGCATTCCCGCCAAGCAAGTGCCCGTCCAGCAGGTGCAACACGTTCTCCAGACGCTgccacaacagcaaccgcagcagccCCTTCAGCAGCCACCTCCTCAAGTATTTAAGTCACAGCCCATCGTACAGCACGTACAGCTGGTGGCGCAGCCAAAGCAGATCATCCTGCATCCACAATCCACCACTACGACGGGCACGACGGTGACCGTTAAGCAGTACCAGCAGATGCAGAAGGCTGCGGCATTAGCGGCAGCACAGGCTGCAGCCTCGACGGCAAACAACACGCCCACCATCACGGAGAACATCATTATCCAGCAGCCCACTTCGACTACAGCGACAGTGGTGCAGCAGCCCCATGTGGTGTCCACCTGCTCGTCGACGCAGATCGTGGTGCCCGTAGTGTCTGCAGTGTCCACTGTTCCAACAGTACTCTCGCCCACGGTGGTGATTGCCGACGATGTGGTGAGCACCTCCAATCctccagcggcagcggcgacAGCAGGATCGCCAGCCGGGGCGCCAGCAGGCTTAAAGTGCGGCCCAGACGTGTCCATGACCCTCAATCGGATCAATGTCCAGGAGAACGAAGTGGACGTGGAGGAGTGCCTGCCCGCAGAGGTGGTTAAGCTGGACTTTGTCAGCGAAGAGGTGGCCGGGTGA
- the LOC122626674 gene encoding forkhead box protein B2 isoform X3, with the protein MNSAIKVGEIFTAAGQAFSRLGDLTMQLHPNAESPSGSQIRQALKKKAFEDAGIPAKQVPVQQVQHVLQTLPQQQPQQPLQQPPPQVFKSQPIVQHVQLVAQPKQIILHPQSTTTTGTTVTVKQYQQMQKAAALAAAQAAASTANNTPTITENIIIQQPTSTTATVVQQPHVVSTCSSTQIVVPVVSAVSTVPTVLSPTVVIADDVVSTSNPPAAAATAGSPAGAPAGLKCGPDVSMTLNRINVQENEVDVEECLPAEVVKLDFVSEEVAG; encoded by the exons GTGGGGGAGATATTCACGGCCGCCGGACAGGCGTTCAGCAGACTGGGCGATCTAACCATGCAGCTGCATCCCAATGCGGAGTCGCCATCCGG TTCTCAGATCCGCCAGGCGCTGAAGAAGAAGGCCTTCGAGGACGCCGGCATTCCCGCCAAGCAAGTGCCCGTCCAGCAGGTGCAACACGTTCTCCAGACGCTgccacaacagcaaccgcagcagccCCTTCAGCAGCCACCTCCTCAAGTATTTAAGTCACAGCCCATCGTACAGCACGTACAGCTGGTGGCGCAGCCAAAGCAGATCATCCTGCATCCACAATCCACCACTACGACGGGCACGACGGTGACCGTTAAGCAGTACCAGCAGATGCAGAAGGCTGCGGCATTAGCGGCAGCACAGGCTGCAGCCTCGACGGCAAACAACACGCCCACCATCACGGAGAACATCATTATCCAGCAGCCCACTTCGACTACAGCGACAGTGGTGCAGCAGCCCCATGTGGTGTCCACCTGCTCGTCGACGCAGATCGTGGTGCCCGTAGTGTCTGCAGTGTCCACTGTTCCAACAGTACTCTCGCCCACGGTGGTGATTGCCGACGATGTGGTGAGCACCTCCAATCctccagcggcagcggcgacAGCAGGATCGCCAGCCGGGGCGCCAGCAGGCTTAAAGTGCGGCCCAGACGTGTCCATGACCCTCAATCGGATCAATGTCCAGGAGAACGAAGTGGACGTGGAGGAGTGCCTGCCCGCAGAGGTGGTTAAGCTGGACTTTGTCAGCGAAGAGGTGGCCGGGTGA
- the LOC122626674 gene encoding forkhead box protein B2 isoform X2, whose protein sequence is MQIRIHLQVGEIFTAAGQAFSRLGDLTMQLHPNAESPSGSQIRQALKKKAFEDAGIPAKQVPVQQVQHVLQTLPQQQPQQPLQQPPPQVFKSQPIVQHVQLVAQPKQIILHPQSTTTTGTTVTVKQYQQMQKAAALAAAQAAASTANNTPTITENIIIQQPTSTTATVVQQPHVVSTCSSTQIVVPVVSAVSTVPTVLSPTVVIADDVVSTSNPPAAAATAGSPAGAPAGLKCGPDVSMTLNRINVQENEVDVEECLPAEVVKLDFVSEEVAG, encoded by the exons ATGCAAATCCGCATACACTTGCAGGTGGGGGAGATATTCACGGCCGCCGGACAGGCGTTCAGCAGACTGGGCGATCTAACCATGCAGCTGCATCCCAATGCGGAGTCGCCATCCGG TTCTCAGATCCGCCAGGCGCTGAAGAAGAAGGCCTTCGAGGACGCCGGCATTCCCGCCAAGCAAGTGCCCGTCCAGCAGGTGCAACACGTTCTCCAGACGCTgccacaacagcaaccgcagcagccCCTTCAGCAGCCACCTCCTCAAGTATTTAAGTCACAGCCCATCGTACAGCACGTACAGCTGGTGGCGCAGCCAAAGCAGATCATCCTGCATCCACAATCCACCACTACGACGGGCACGACGGTGACCGTTAAGCAGTACCAGCAGATGCAGAAGGCTGCGGCATTAGCGGCAGCACAGGCTGCAGCCTCGACGGCAAACAACACGCCCACCATCACGGAGAACATCATTATCCAGCAGCCCACTTCGACTACAGCGACAGTGGTGCAGCAGCCCCATGTGGTGTCCACCTGCTCGTCGACGCAGATCGTGGTGCCCGTAGTGTCTGCAGTGTCCACTGTTCCAACAGTACTCTCGCCCACGGTGGTGATTGCCGACGATGTGGTGAGCACCTCCAATCctccagcggcagcggcgacAGCAGGATCGCCAGCCGGGGCGCCAGCAGGCTTAAAGTGCGGCCCAGACGTGTCCATGACCCTCAATCGGATCAATGTCCAGGAGAACGAAGTGGACGTGGAGGAGTGCCTGCCCGCAGAGGTGGTTAAGCTGGACTTTGTCAGCGAAGAGGTGGCCGGGTGA